The Streptomyces fungicidicus nucleotide sequence GCGTTCGGCACGCCCGGCGGCGACCAGCAGGACCAGTGGCAGCTGCACTTCTTCCTCGCGGTCGCCCTGCGCGCCGAGGTCCGCGGCGGACTCGACCTCCAGGGCGCCGTCGACGCCCCCAACTGGCACAACGACAGCTTCCCCGGCTCCTTCTTCCCGCGCGGGATGCGCCCCGGCAGCGTCACCGTCGAGTCCCGCACCGACCCCGGAGTGGTGCGGGAGCTGCGCAGGCGCGGCCACCAGGTGATCGTCGGCGACGCCTGGTCGGAGGGACGGCTCTGCGCCGTCGCCCGCGACCCGCGCACCGGCATCCTCTCCGCCGCCGCGAACCCGCGCGGCATGCAGGGCTACGCGGTGGGCCGCTGAGCCCACAACGCCGCGGGCGCGCACCCCATCTTCATCCCGATTCCACCAGGAGTGCACCGGACGGGCGGGGAATGTCAGTGACGCGTGCTCTCATAGGGGCATGATCGAGACAAACGAAACCATCGACGAGTTTCTCGCCCGGCGCGCCCTCGACGTGGAGGAGCACATCCGCAAGGCCGCCGCGCAGGAGATCGTGCCGCGCTGGCGCCGGCTCGCCGAGCACGAGGTGGACCGCAAGAGCGGCCCGCACGACCTGGTGACCGACGCCGACCGCGACGCCGAGCTGTACCTCACGGAGGCGCTGGCCGCCCTGCTGCCCGGCTCCGTCGTGGTGGGCGAGGAGGCGGTGCACGCCAACCCCGCGTCGTACGAGGCGATACGGGGCGACGCACCCGTGTGGATCATCGACCCCGTCGACGGGACCCGCCAGTTCGTGCGCGGCGAAAGCGGCTTCTGCACCCTGGTCGCCCTCGCACAGGGCGGAGTGCTGCACGCCTCCTGGACCTACGCGCCCGTCCTCGAGCAGTTCGCCACCGCCGTCCGGGGCCGGGGCGCCCACCTCGACGGTGAGCGGCTGCGCGCGGGCTCCCCGGAACCGGGCCGCGACCTGCGCGTGGCCACCTCCCACCCGGACTTCACCACGGACGAGCAGAAGCGCGGACTGCTCGGCCTGTGGACGGACGGCGTGGCCCCCCGCCCCTGCGGCTCGGCCGGACTGGAGTACCTGGCCCTCGCCCGCGGCGAGTCCGACGCGACCGCCTTCAGCTGGGAGGCGGCCTGGGACCACGCGGCCGGGCTGCTCCTCGTGGAGGAGGCGGGCGGCGCCCACCTCACCCGCGCGGGCGTGCCCTTCGACATCAGGGGAGGCAACACCCTGCCCTTCACCGCGGCCCGCGACGAGGCCACGGCCCGGCGGGTGGCGGACCTGCTGGCGGCGGGAGCCTGATGCCGCAACCGGAACGGGCCCGGGAGAAGGCCGGCGCCCCGGCATATCCTGATCCTCCAGTGCCCGTCGGCTGACGAAGGAGTCCGAAGGTGCCGTCGATGCTCGATGCGGTCGTGGTGGGAGCGGGGCCGAACGGGCTGACCGCTGCCGTGGAGCTGGCCCGGCGCGGCTTCTCGGTGGCGCTGTTCGAGGCGAAGGACACCGTCGGCGGGGGCGCCCGCACCGAGGAACTCACCCTGCCCGGCTTCCGGCACGACCCGTGCTCGGCCGCCCACCCCCTGGCCGTCAACTCGCCCGCGTTCCGCGCCCTCCCGCTGGACCGCTACGGACTGGAGTGGCTGCACCCGGAGCTCCCGATGGCACACCCCTTCTGGGACGGCACGGCTGCCGTGCTGTCCCGGTCGGTGGCGGAGACCGCGGCCTCCTTCGGACCGCGCGACGCCGGCGCCTACCGCCGGCTCGTCGAACCCTTCCTGCCCAAGTGGGACACCCTGGTCAGGGACTTCATGTCCCTGCCGCTGACCGCGCTGCCCCGCGACCCCGTCACCCTCGCCCGCTTCGGCCTGCGCGGCCTGCCCCCGTCGACCTGGCTCACCCGGCGCTTCCGCGACGAGCGGGCCCGCACCCTGTTCGCCGGGCTCGTCGCCCACGTCATGGCCCCGCTCGGCGGCTTCGCCACCGGCGCCGTCGGCCTGGTCTTCGCCCTCGCCGCGCACGCCCGCGGCTGGCCGGTCGCCCGCGGCGGCTCCCAGGCCATCTCCGACGCCCTCGCCGCGTATCTGGAGGACCTCGGCGGCAGCGTCCACACCGACTACGAGGTCAAGCGTCTCGACGACCTGCCGCCGGCCCGGGCGTACGTCTTCGACACCTCGCCCACCGCCCTGGCCCGCATCGCGGGCTTCGGCAGCCACTACGCGAACTACCGCTACGGGCCTGGTGTCTTCAAGATTGACTACGCCCTGGACGGTCCCGTCCCGTGGACCGCGCCCCAGGCCCGTACCGCCGGAACCGTACAGATCGGCGCGGACAGCGGGGAGATCGCCGCCGCGCTGCGCGCCGCCTCGCGTGAGGGCCGCGCGCCCGACGCGCCGTTCCTCATCACCGTGCAGCCCGGCGTCGCCGACCCCACCCGGGCCCCGGCGGGCAAGCACGTCTTCTGGGCCTACGGCCATGTGCCGAACGGCTGGACCGGCGACCTCACCGACGCGATAGAACGCCAACTGGAGCGCTACGCCCCCGGTTTCCGCGACCGCGTCCTGGCCCGCGCCACCGCGGGGCCGCCCGAACTCGCCGCCCGCAACGCCAACTACGTCGGCGGCGACATCGCCTCCGGCGCGGTCTCCGGACTCCAGCTGCTGCTGCGCCCGAAGCTCTCCCTCTTCCCCTACGCGACCCCGCACCCCGCCGTCTTCATCTGCTCGTCCGCCACCCCGCCGGGCCCCGGTGTGCACGGCATGTCGGGACACAACGCGGCGCGGGCCGTCTGGCGAAGGCTGCGACAGACATGACGGCCACTCCCGCCCTCACCCTCGTCCGGGGCGACATCACCCGCCAGAGCGCCGACGCGATCGTCAACGCCGCCAACTCCTCCCTGCTCGGCGGCGGAGGCGTCGACGGCGCCATCCACCGCCGGGGCGGCCCGGAGATCCTCGCGGAGTGCCGCGCGCTGCGCGCCGCCCGGTACGGCAAGGGCCTGCCCACCGGCCGGGCGGTCGCCACCACCGCGGGCCGTCTCGACGCCCGCTGGGTGATCCACACCGTCGGCCCCGTGTACCAGGCCTCCGGAGGCGACCCCGAACTGCTCGCCTCCTGCTACCGGGAGTCGCTCCGCGTGGCCGACGAACTGGGCGCCCGCACGGTCGCGTTCCCGGCGATCTCCACCGGGGTGTACCGGTGGCCGATGGACGACGCGGCCCGCATCGCGGTCGAGACGGTGCGCGGCACGCCGACCGACGTCGAGAAGGTGACGTTCGTCCTCTTCGACGACCGGGCCTACGAGGCGTTCGCCGCGAGAATCGGCACCCCCCGCCCGTGACCGCGAGGCGGTGAAGCACCCCCGCCGGCCGCCTGCCGGGGCCCGCCGCCCGGATCCCGTACCCACCACTGAACCATCAGGACCGCACAGAGTCCGACGAGATCATTGCTTCGGTTGTGTGCGAGTCCTAGGGTGTGGGCTGGCTCAGTAGTTGCTCCGTCACCAGCAGTCGCGATTCCTCCCGCCGTCACTCCCCGTCCGGCGGCCGTCGGGGGAATCGGACGTGCCCTCAGTCCGTGCAGCGCTCTGTCGTACCGAGGAAGGCCACGGTCATGCCGCACCCCCACCCGCACCCGTCTCCCGCCGGCCGGTCCCCCCGCACCGGACGGCCGGTCGTCAGCCGCCGCCGTCTCCTGGAGTCCGGCGCCGCCGTGCTCGGCGCCCTCGCCCTGTCCGCGTCGCCCGGCGCCGCGCACGCCGCCGGCCGGCGCGCGCCGGCCGGCGAGCCCCCGGAGTGGAACGACTTCGGTGTCTTCCGGCTCGGCACCGAGCCCCCGCACACCACCCTCATGCCGTACGCGGACGTGCGCCAGGCCCTCGCGGCCGACCGCACCCGCTCGCCCTACCGGCAGAGCCTGGACGGCACCTGGAAGTTCGCCTACGCCGACCGACCCGAGGACCGGGACGCCGACTTCCACCGCACCGACACCGACGACAGCGGCTGGGACACCATCCCGGTCCCGTCCGTCTGGCAGCTGCACGGCCACGACTTCCCGATCTACCTGAACATCACCTACCCGTACTGGGGCCCCAACGGCCGCGGCGAGGAGCCGCAGCCGCCCGCCGCCCCCACCCGCTACAACCCGGTCGGCCAGTACCGGCGCACCTTCACCGTGCCGCGCGACTGGAAGGGCCGCCGCACCTTCCTCCACTTCGAGGGCGTCAAGTCCGCCCACTACGTGTGGATCAACGGCGAACTCGCCGGCTACGACGAGGACTCCTGCACGCCCTCCGAGTACGACATCACCCGCCTGCTCAGGCCCGGCACCAACCAGATCGCCGTGGAGGTCTACCGCTACGCCGACGGCGACTGGCTGGAGGACCAGGACATGATCCGGCTGAGCGGCATCTTCCGCTCGGTGTACCTCTACTCCACCCCGTCCGTGCGCCTGCGCGACTTCAAGCTGGACACCCCGCTCGACGACACCTACCGGCGGGCCGAGCTGGCGGTGACCGCGAGCGTGCGGGCGTACGGCGGCGAGGAGAGCGGGCGCTACACCGTCGAGACCCAGCTGTACGACGACCGCGGTCACGCCGTCTGGCCCCGCCCGCTGCGGGGGACCGCCGACCTCGGCACGGCGGGCGCCGGCGAGGACGTCACCGTACGGGCCGCGAGGGCCGTGCCGGAGCCCCGGCTGTGGTCGGCCGAGCACCCGAACCTCTACACGGCCGTCCTCAGGCTCCGCGACCCGGCCGGCGAGGTCGTCGAGACCCTCTCCCACCGCGTGGGCCTGCGCGAGTTCGCGCTCGTGGACGGCCTGATGCGGATCAACGGCAGACCCGTCTCCTTCCGCGGCACCAACCGCCACGAGATGCACCCCTCCCGCGGCACCGCCCTGACCCGCGAGGACCTGGTCGAGGACATCGGGATCATCAAGCGGATGAACATCAACTCCGTCCGCACCTCGCACTACCCGAACAACCCGCTGTGGTACGAACTCGCCGACGAGTACGGCCTCTACCTCGTGGACGAGACCAACCTCGAGACTCACGGCATCCGTTCGGACTACCCCGGCGACCACCCGGAGTGGACGGCGGCCTGCGTCGCCCGGGCACAGAACATGGTGCACCGCGACAAGAACCACCCCTCGGTGGTCATCTGGTCGCTCGGCAACGAGGCGGGCGGCGGCTCCACGTTCACCGCCATGCACGACTGGATCCGCTCCTGCGACCCCACGCGTGTCATCCAGTACGAGGGCGACGACCGGCCGGGGATCAGCGACATCCGCTCGAAGATGTACGAGAGCCCGGCACGGGTCGAGCAGCGCGCCGGGGACACCGCCGACACCCGCCCGTACGTCATGATCGAGTACTCCCACGCGATGGGGAACTCCAACGGCAACTTCAAGAAGTACTGGGACGTCGTCCGCCGCCACGACGTCCTCCAGGGCGGCTGGATCTGGGACTTCGTCGACCAGTCCCTGTACACGCCCGTCCCCGCCCGCACCCTGCTCACCGAGTCGGGGCCGGCCGGACTGCGCGGGGAGATCCTCGCCACCCGCGGCACCCTCGACCGCGGCAAGGGCCTGTCCGGCCTCACGGTCTTCGAGCGCGACGACAGCCTCGACCTCACCGGATCGCTCACCCTGGAGGCCTGGATCACCCCCGCGTACACGGGCTACCACCAGCCCGTCATCGCCAAGGGCGACACCCAGTACGCGCTCAAGCAGACCAACAGGAACCTGGAGTTCTTCATCCACTCCGGGGGCCAGTGGATCACCGCGAGCTGGCCGCTGCCGGACGACTGGACCGGCCGCGAGCACCACGTCGCGGGCGTCTTCGACGCGGGCGCCGGCACGCTGACCCTGTACGTCGACGGCACGGTGCGGGCCACCCGCACCACCGACCGGCGGCCCACCGGCAACACCGCCGCCCTCTCCCTCGCCGGCGACGCCGACAACCAGACCCGCGAGTTCAGCGGCACCGTCCGCCGCGCCCGCGTCTACGCCCGCCCCCTCGGCGCCGCCGAACTGGCCTCGGACTCCCGCGCGCCGGGCGACGAGGGCGTGCGGTTCTGGTTCGACGCCGCCACCGCCGGGGCCGAGCGGAAGCGGCCGGACGAGCGGACGTTCCTCGCCTACGGCGGCGACTGGGGCGACAACCCCAACGACGGTGCCTTCGTCGCGGACGGCATCGTCACGGCCGACCGCGGCCACACCGGCAAGGCCGCCGAGGTCAAGCGCGTCTACCAGGCCGTCAACGCCGTCCGCGCCTCCGGCGCCGGTGCCGCTGTCGGCGCCGTCACCCTGACCAACGAGTACCTGTTCACCAACCTCCGGGAGTTCGACGGCCGTTGGGAGCTGGTCGCCGACGGCGAGGTGGTGGGGCGGGGACGGCTGTCCCGGGAGCAGCTGGACGTGCCGCCGCTGTCCCGGAAGACCGTCACGGTGCCCGTGCGCCTGCCCGGGAACCCGAAGCCGGGCACCGAGTACTTCCTCCAGCTCTCCTTCACCACCAAGGAGTCCACCCGGTGGGCCGGGGCCGGCTTCGAGGTGGCCCGGCAGCAGCTCCCGCTCGACGCCGGCGGCCCGGCCGTGACCCCCGTACCGCTGTCCCGCGTCCCGGCCCTGCGCCACGAGGAGCGCGACGGGGAAGTCGAAGTCACCGGAAGGGACTTCACGGTCACCGTCGACAGGGGCAGCGGCACCATCACCTCCTACGAGGCGAAGGGCGTCCGCCTGATCACCTCGGGGCCGGTGCCCAACTTCTGGCGGGCGCCCACCGACAACGACCACGGCAACGGCCAGCACACCCGCAACCAGACCTGGCGCGACGCCGGCGCCCGCCGTGAGGTCACCGACGTCACCGTGCGGGCCCTCGGCGACCGTGCCGTCGAGATCGAGGTCCGCGGCACCCTGCCCACCACGACACGGTCCGCGTACACCACCACCTACACGGTGTTCGGCAACGCCGAGATCAAGGTCCGCAGCACCCTGCACCCGGGCGCGCCGGACCTGCCGTACATCCCGGAGGTCGGCACACTGCTGTTCCTGCCGCGCCGCCTGGACCGCCTGCACTACTACGGCCGGGGCCCCGAGGAGAACCACTGGGACCGCAACACCGGCACCGACGTGGGCCGTTACTCGTCGACCGTGGCCCGCCAGTGGACCCCGTACATCCGGCCGCAGGAGAACGGCAACAAGACCGACGTCCGCTGGGCCGCGCTGACCGACGCCGACGGGCGCGGCCTGCTGGTGTCGGGCGAACCCCTGCTGGAGATCAACGCCTCGCACTTCACCCCGGAGGACCTGTCGGCCGGAGTCCGGCACGACTACCAGCTGACCCCGCGGGACGCGGTGGTCCTGCGGGTCAACCACCGGCAGATGGGCGTCGGCGGCGACAACAGCTGGGGCGCGCACACCCACGACGAGTTCAAGCTCCCCGCCGGCCGCGACTACGCGTACACCTACCGGCTGCGCCCGCTCACCGACGTGGACGAGGCGACGGCGCTCTCCCGCCGGCCCACCGCGGGGGAGTGACCCGGGAAGTGGGCGAGCGGCGCCGGCGGGACCTCACCCGGCGGCGTCGCTGAGCCCCAGCCGCAGATGCTCCACGTGGTAGACGGCCTGGTCGAGCAGCTCGGCGACATGGTGGTCGTGCAGCGCGTACACGACGGAACGGCCCCGGCGCTCCCCGACCACCAGGCCGAGATTGCGCAGCAGCCGCAGCTGGTGCGAGCAGGCCGACTGCTCCATGCCCACCTCCGCCGCCAGCTCCGTGGCGGGCAGCGGGCCTTCGCGCAGCCGGGCGAGGATCAGCAGCCGGGAGGGCGTGGACAGGGCCTGGAGCGTGGTGGCGACCTTCGCGACGTTGTCCGCGTCCAGCCGCACACGCGCGGCGTCGTCCTGCGGGATGACGGCTCCATGACCCATGGCGGACATCCTACCCATCGCATATGAACGCATGAATGAGTCTTCATGCGTTCCTGTATGGTGGCCGGGTGTCCGTGACTCTCGCTCCCGCACCCGGCCGGTCCCTCGACGCCCCGGCGCGGCGCCGCCGCACCCGTGTCCTCGCCCTCCCGGAAGCCCGGTGGGCGCTCGCCGCGCTCATGGCCTTCCTCGCGGGGCTCGCCGCCGACCTGGGCGGCGCGCCACCCTGGGCCGGCGGGATCCTGTACGCCGTCGCCTATGTGTGCGGCGGCTGGGAACCGGCCCTCGAAGGGCTGCGCGCGCTGCGCGGGCGGACCCTCGACGTCGACCTGCTGATGATCGTCGCCGCACTGGGCGCCGCCGCGATCGGACAGGTGCTCGACGGCGCCCTGCTCATCGTCATCTTCGCCACCTCCGGAGCCCTGGAGGCCCTGGCCACCGCCCGCACCGCCGACTCCGTACGCGGACTGCTCGACCTCGCGCCCACCACCGCGACCCGTGTCACCGACGGCGGCGAGGAGACCGTGCCCACCGCCGCGCTCGCCGTCGGCGACGTCGTCCTGGTCCGCCCCGGTGAGCGCATCGGCGCCGACGGCACCGTCCTGGACGGGGTCAGCGAGGCCGACCAGGCCACCATCACCGGCGAGCCCCTGCCGGTCGTCAAGGGCCCCGGCGACGACGTCTTCGCCGGCACCCTCAACGGCACCGGAGCCCTGCGCGTCCGGGTCGGCCGCGACCCGGGCGACTCGGTGATCGCCCGCATCGTCGCCCTGGTCGAGGACGCCTCCCGCACCAAGGCGCCGACCCAGCTGTTCATCGAGAAGATCGAACAGCGGTACGCCGTCGGCGTCGTCGTCGCCACCCTCGCGGTGTTCGGCGTCCCGCTCGCCTTCGGCGCGCACCTCACCGACGCCCTGCTCCGGGCGATGACCTTCATGATCGTCGCCTCGCCGTGCGCGGTCGTCCTCGCCACCATGCCGCCCCTGCTGTCCGCCATCGCCAACGCCGGCCGGCACGGCGTCCTGGTCAAGTCCGCGGTCGCCATGGAACGCCTCGGCGAGATCGACGCCGCCGCCCTCGACAAGACCGGCACCCTCACCGAGGGCGCCCCCGAGGTCACCGCCGTACGCCCGCTGCCCGGCTCCGGCCTCGACGAGGACGCCCTGCTCGCCCTGGCCGCCTCGGCCGAACACCCCAGCGAGCACCCGCTGGCCCGCGCCGTGGTGAGCGCCGCCCGCGCCCGCGGCCTGGCCCTCGCCCCCGCCACGGACTTCACCGCCGCACCCGGCCGGGGCATCACCGCCACCGTGCGGGGAGCGACGGTGACCGTGGGCCGCGCCGACCCGGCGGAAGCGGAGCACGGCGAGACCGTCGTCCGCGTCACCCGCGACGGCACCCCCGTCGGCACCCTCGCCCTCACCGACCGCCTCCGGTCCGGCGCCCCGGCAGCCACCGCCGCCCTGACGGCCCTCAACGGCACCGCCCCCGTCCTGCTGACCGGCGACAACGCGCACGCCGCCGCCCGCGTCGCCGCCGCCACCGGCCTCACGGACGTCCGCGCGGGCCTGCTCCCCGAGGACAAGGTGAACGCCGTACGGGACCTGCGGGCCGCCGGCCGCAAGGTGCTGTTCGTCGGCGACGGCGTCAACGACGCGCCCGCCCTCGCCGCCGCCCACGCCGGCATCGCGATGGGCCGCGCGGGCTCCGACCTGGCCCTGGAGACCGCGGACGCGGTCGTGGTGCGCGACGAACTCGCCGCCGTCCCCGCGGTCGTACGGCTGTCCCGCACCGCCCGCCGGCTCGTGACGCAGAACCTCGTCATCGCGGGCACGGCCATCACCGCCCTCGTCCTGTGGGACCTCCTCGGCCACCTCCCGCTCCCGCTCGGCGTCGCCGGCCACGAGGGCTCCACCGTGCTGGTCGGTCTGAACGGGCTGCGGCTGCTGCGCGAGTCGGCATGGCGATCCGGGCAGCCGCAGGACACGTGAGGTCGATGTCGGATTCCCGCCAGACCGGACCGCCGCCGGTGCCCGATCCTTGAGACATGCAGAAGGGGATGCACACCGACACCGAGCGCTGCGTGCGCGCCGTGCGGTCCAAGGACGCGCGGTTCGACGGCTGGTTCTTCACCGCCGTCCTCACCACCGGAATCTACTGCCGGCCCAGCTGCCCCGTCGTCCCGCCCAAGCCGGCGAACATGGTCTTCCACCCGAGCGCGGCGGCCTGCCAGCAGGCCGGGTTCCGGGCCTGCAAACGGTGCCGGCCCGACACCAGCCCCGGCTCACCGGAGTGGAACCACCGCGCCGACCTGGTGGCCCGCGCCATGCGGCTGATCGCCGACGGCGTCGTGGAC carries:
- a CDS encoding inositol monophosphatase family protein, which codes for MIETNETIDEFLARRALDVEEHIRKAAAQEIVPRWRRLAEHEVDRKSGPHDLVTDADRDAELYLTEALAALLPGSVVVGEEAVHANPASYEAIRGDAPVWIIDPVDGTRQFVRGESGFCTLVALAQGGVLHASWTYAPVLEQFATAVRGRGAHLDGERLRAGSPEPGRDLRVATSHPDFTTDEQKRGLLGLWTDGVAPRPCGSAGLEYLALARGESDATAFSWEAAWDHAAGLLLVEEAGGAHLTRAGVPFDIRGGNTLPFTAARDEATARRVADLLAAGA
- a CDS encoding phytoene desaturase family protein, whose translation is MLDAVVVGAGPNGLTAAVELARRGFSVALFEAKDTVGGGARTEELTLPGFRHDPCSAAHPLAVNSPAFRALPLDRYGLEWLHPELPMAHPFWDGTAAVLSRSVAETAASFGPRDAGAYRRLVEPFLPKWDTLVRDFMSLPLTALPRDPVTLARFGLRGLPPSTWLTRRFRDERARTLFAGLVAHVMAPLGGFATGAVGLVFALAAHARGWPVARGGSQAISDALAAYLEDLGGSVHTDYEVKRLDDLPPARAYVFDTSPTALARIAGFGSHYANYRYGPGVFKIDYALDGPVPWTAPQARTAGTVQIGADSGEIAAALRAASREGRAPDAPFLITVQPGVADPTRAPAGKHVFWAYGHVPNGWTGDLTDAIERQLERYAPGFRDRVLARATAGPPELAARNANYVGGDIASGAVSGLQLLLRPKLSLFPYATPHPAVFICSSATPPGPGVHGMSGHNAARAVWRRLRQT
- a CDS encoding O-acetyl-ADP-ribose deacetylase; protein product: MTATPALTLVRGDITRQSADAIVNAANSSLLGGGGVDGAIHRRGGPEILAECRALRAARYGKGLPTGRAVATTAGRLDARWVIHTVGPVYQASGGDPELLASCYRESLRVADELGARTVAFPAISTGVYRWPMDDAARIAVETVRGTPTDVEKVTFVLFDDRAYEAFAARIGTPRP
- a CDS encoding glycoside hydrolase family 2 TIM barrel-domain containing protein, encoding MPHPHPHPSPAGRSPRTGRPVVSRRRLLESGAAVLGALALSASPGAAHAAGRRAPAGEPPEWNDFGVFRLGTEPPHTTLMPYADVRQALAADRTRSPYRQSLDGTWKFAYADRPEDRDADFHRTDTDDSGWDTIPVPSVWQLHGHDFPIYLNITYPYWGPNGRGEEPQPPAAPTRYNPVGQYRRTFTVPRDWKGRRTFLHFEGVKSAHYVWINGELAGYDEDSCTPSEYDITRLLRPGTNQIAVEVYRYADGDWLEDQDMIRLSGIFRSVYLYSTPSVRLRDFKLDTPLDDTYRRAELAVTASVRAYGGEESGRYTVETQLYDDRGHAVWPRPLRGTADLGTAGAGEDVTVRAARAVPEPRLWSAEHPNLYTAVLRLRDPAGEVVETLSHRVGLREFALVDGLMRINGRPVSFRGTNRHEMHPSRGTALTREDLVEDIGIIKRMNINSVRTSHYPNNPLWYELADEYGLYLVDETNLETHGIRSDYPGDHPEWTAACVARAQNMVHRDKNHPSVVIWSLGNEAGGGSTFTAMHDWIRSCDPTRVIQYEGDDRPGISDIRSKMYESPARVEQRAGDTADTRPYVMIEYSHAMGNSNGNFKKYWDVVRRHDVLQGGWIWDFVDQSLYTPVPARTLLTESGPAGLRGEILATRGTLDRGKGLSGLTVFERDDSLDLTGSLTLEAWITPAYTGYHQPVIAKGDTQYALKQTNRNLEFFIHSGGQWITASWPLPDDWTGREHHVAGVFDAGAGTLTLYVDGTVRATRTTDRRPTGNTAALSLAGDADNQTREFSGTVRRARVYARPLGAAELASDSRAPGDEGVRFWFDAATAGAERKRPDERTFLAYGGDWGDNPNDGAFVADGIVTADRGHTGKAAEVKRVYQAVNAVRASGAGAAVGAVTLTNEYLFTNLREFDGRWELVADGEVVGRGRLSREQLDVPPLSRKTVTVPVRLPGNPKPGTEYFLQLSFTTKESTRWAGAGFEVARQQLPLDAGGPAVTPVPLSRVPALRHEERDGEVEVTGRDFTVTVDRGSGTITSYEAKGVRLITSGPVPNFWRAPTDNDHGNGQHTRNQTWRDAGARREVTDVTVRALGDRAVEIEVRGTLPTTTRSAYTTTYTVFGNAEIKVRSTLHPGAPDLPYIPEVGTLLFLPRRLDRLHYYGRGPEENHWDRNTGTDVGRYSSTVARQWTPYIRPQENGNKTDVRWAALTDADGRGLLVSGEPLLEINASHFTPEDLSAGVRHDYQLTPRDAVVLRVNHRQMGVGGDNSWGAHTHDEFKLPAGRDYAYTYRLRPLTDVDEATALSRRPTAGE
- a CDS encoding ArsR/SmtB family transcription factor; the protein is MGHGAVIPQDDAARVRLDADNVAKVATTLQALSTPSRLLILARLREGPLPATELAAEVGMEQSACSHQLRLLRNLGLVVGERRGRSVVYALHDHHVAELLDQAVYHVEHLRLGLSDAAG
- a CDS encoding heavy metal translocating P-type ATPase, which gives rise to MSLHAFLYGGRVSVTLAPAPGRSLDAPARRRRTRVLALPEARWALAALMAFLAGLAADLGGAPPWAGGILYAVAYVCGGWEPALEGLRALRGRTLDVDLLMIVAALGAAAIGQVLDGALLIVIFATSGALEALATARTADSVRGLLDLAPTTATRVTDGGEETVPTAALAVGDVVLVRPGERIGADGTVLDGVSEADQATITGEPLPVVKGPGDDVFAGTLNGTGALRVRVGRDPGDSVIARIVALVEDASRTKAPTQLFIEKIEQRYAVGVVVATLAVFGVPLAFGAHLTDALLRAMTFMIVASPCAVVLATMPPLLSAIANAGRHGVLVKSAVAMERLGEIDAAALDKTGTLTEGAPEVTAVRPLPGSGLDEDALLALAASAEHPSEHPLARAVVSAARARGLALAPATDFTAAPGRGITATVRGATVTVGRADPAEAEHGETVVRVTRDGTPVGTLALTDRLRSGAPAATAALTALNGTAPVLLTGDNAHAAARVAAATGLTDVRAGLLPEDKVNAVRDLRAAGRKVLFVGDGVNDAPALAAAHAGIAMGRAGSDLALETADAVVVRDELAAVPAVVRLSRTARRLVTQNLVIAGTAITALVLWDLLGHLPLPLGVAGHEGSTVLVGLNGLRLLRESAWRSGQPQDT